Proteins encoded by one window of Sediminicoccus rosea:
- the addB gene encoding double-strand break repair protein AddB: MRLFAIPPDQAFLPALARGTLARLGTGEALAAATILLPTRRAARALQAAFLREADSPALLLPRMRALAGLSTEDADELALPALLRLPPAVDALRRQAVLAGFASRLPRDMGGPASAEHAWALGLELGKLLDEIALEEAEILPDDPALLGHRWLERLEALAPESLAVHWQITTTFLRAIVVEWQGWLTEQGLLDIGVRRVLALRAQRVAWEDAPPAGAVIAAGIGMGGTVPAAADLLRVIATRLPQGFVVLPGEDRATAALPWEALREAPTHPYAGSRAMLDRMGATLADAAPWVEGAPEGISELLGTALLPAGHLDPWQSPEPARWLAPLAALSRIEASDAQHEAAAIALTLRGALETPGTRAALVTPDRDLARRVAAELPRHGILADDSAGQPLSDTPPGAFLRLIAHLAAGECGPVALLSVLKHPLCAGGMERAEWLAATQALERAVLRGPSPGPGLAGLRAALASLRAPEPRLAELIDALEAALGPFTALPPSPARPPGDLLSEHLAAAEALASTPALPGGLRLYAQAEGEALARHLAALAPAMAAMPPIAPADWPGLFEAALAQGTTQAARISRGRSDAAHPQVEILGLLEARLLDFDLVVLGALDETIWPQASDPGPWMSRPMRRDFGLPSPELRIGRVAADFLLTAAGSRRAVLSRAARRGGSPAVPARWLTRLDVFLQGQQGLRLPPEPCAEWARLLDQPAEIRPGPRPAPRPPLAARPDRLTVSDVATLLADPYAFYARRILGLSALDPLEQEPGAPDYGNMVHAAIHRFLASLPQAWPGEAAALPLWEAAAEGALARAALRPAVAALWAPRLHRIGRFIRALEAEQRDRILASWAEVKASLTLRRPGGSVTLEARADRVDRMRDGSLRILDYKTGTVPSKREVEAGTAPQLPLEAWLAEQGAFAGVPAAAVGALEYWRLTGADQAGEVKPLDLDLPATIAEAAAALQALADRFLLGDAAFTAHPHPRRRAVGDFQHLARTAEWSAEAEEGA, from the coding sequence GTGAGGCTCTTCGCCATCCCGCCGGACCAGGCCTTCCTGCCCGCCCTCGCGCGCGGCACGCTGGCGCGGCTCGGCACGGGCGAGGCGCTGGCCGCCGCGACGATCCTGCTGCCCACCCGCCGCGCTGCCCGCGCCCTCCAGGCCGCCTTCCTCCGCGAGGCCGATTCCCCCGCCCTGCTGCTGCCGCGCATGCGCGCGCTGGCCGGCCTTTCCACCGAGGATGCCGACGAACTCGCCCTGCCCGCCCTGCTGCGCCTGCCGCCCGCGGTGGATGCGCTGCGCCGCCAGGCGGTGCTGGCCGGCTTCGCCAGCCGCCTGCCGCGCGACATGGGCGGCCCCGCCAGCGCCGAGCACGCCTGGGCGCTGGGCCTCGAACTCGGCAAGCTGCTGGACGAGATCGCCCTCGAGGAGGCCGAGATCCTGCCGGACGACCCTGCCCTGCTCGGCCATCGCTGGCTGGAGCGGCTGGAGGCGCTGGCCCCCGAATCGCTGGCCGTGCATTGGCAGATCACCACCACCTTCCTGCGCGCCATCGTCGTGGAATGGCAGGGCTGGCTGACCGAGCAGGGGCTGCTCGACATCGGCGTGCGGCGCGTGCTGGCGCTGCGCGCGCAGCGCGTGGCCTGGGAGGATGCGCCCCCCGCGGGCGCGGTGATCGCGGCCGGCATCGGCATGGGCGGCACCGTGCCGGCGGCGGCCGACCTGCTGCGCGTCATCGCAACGCGCCTGCCGCAGGGCTTCGTCGTGCTGCCCGGCGAGGACCGCGCCACCGCCGCCCTGCCCTGGGAGGCGCTGCGCGAGGCGCCGACGCATCCCTATGCCGGGAGCCGCGCGATGCTGGACCGCATGGGCGCGACCCTGGCCGATGCCGCGCCCTGGGTGGAGGGCGCGCCGGAGGGGATTTCCGAATTGCTCGGCACGGCGCTGCTGCCCGCCGGCCATCTCGACCCCTGGCAAAGCCCGGAGCCCGCCCGCTGGCTGGCGCCGCTCGCCGCCCTCAGCCGCATCGAGGCGAGCGACGCGCAGCATGAGGCGGCGGCCATCGCGCTCACGCTCCGCGGCGCGCTGGAGACCCCCGGCACGCGCGCCGCGCTGGTCACGCCCGACCGCGACCTGGCGCGCCGCGTCGCCGCCGAATTGCCACGCCATGGCATCCTGGCCGATGACAGCGCCGGCCAGCCGCTCTCCGACACGCCGCCCGGCGCCTTCCTGCGGCTGATCGCGCATCTGGCGGCGGGGGAATGCGGGCCGGTCGCGCTGCTCTCGGTGCTGAAGCACCCGCTCTGCGCGGGCGGGATGGAGCGCGCCGAATGGCTCGCCGCCACCCAGGCGCTGGAGCGCGCGGTGCTGCGCGGCCCCTCGCCCGGGCCGGGCCTTGCCGGGCTGCGCGCCGCCCTCGCCTCGCTGCGCGCGCCGGAGCCGCGCCTCGCCGAACTGATTGACGCATTGGAGGCGGCACTCGGCCCCTTCACCGCCCTGCCCCCTTCACCCGCGCGCCCCCCCGGCGACCTCCTCTCCGAGCATCTCGCCGCCGCCGAGGCGCTGGCCAGCACGCCGGCCCTGCCCGGGGGCTTGCGCCTCTATGCCCAGGCCGAGGGCGAGGCGCTGGCGCGGCACCTCGCCGCCCTCGCCCCCGCCATGGCCGCCATGCCGCCCATCGCGCCAGCCGACTGGCCCGGCCTCTTCGAGGCGGCGCTGGCCCAGGGCACCACCCAGGCGGCCCGCATCTCACGCGGGCGCAGCGATGCGGCGCATCCGCAGGTGGAGATCCTGGGCCTGCTGGAGGCGCGGCTGCTGGATTTCGACCTGGTCGTGCTCGGCGCGCTGGACGAGACCATCTGGCCCCAGGCGAGCGACCCCGGCCCCTGGATGAGCCGCCCCATGCGGCGGGATTTCGGCCTGCCGTCGCCCGAATTGCGCATCGGCCGCGTGGCGGCGGATTTCCTGCTGACGGCCGCGGGCTCGCGCCGCGCCGTGCTCTCCCGCGCCGCACGGCGCGGCGGCAGCCCGGCGGTGCCCGCCCGCTGGCTGACGCGGCTCGATGTCTTCCTCCAAGGCCAGCAGGGGCTGCGCCTGCCGCCCGAGCCCTGTGCCGAATGGGCACGGCTGCTGGACCAGCCGGCCGAGATCCGCCCCGGCCCGCGCCCCGCCCCGCGCCCACCGCTCGCGGCCCGGCCGGATCGCCTCACCGTCAGCGATGTCGCGACCCTGCTGGCCGACCCCTATGCCTTCTATGCCCGCCGCATCCTGGGCCTCTCGGCGCTCGATCCGCTGGAGCAGGAGCCGGGCGCGCCCGACTACGGCAACATGGTGCATGCCGCGATCCATCGCTTCCTGGCCAGCCTGCCCCAGGCCTGGCCGGGCGAGGCGGCGGCCCTGCCCCTCTGGGAGGCGGCGGCCGAGGGGGCCTTGGCGCGCGCCGCGCTGCGCCCGGCTGTCGCCGCGCTCTGGGCGCCGCGCCTGCACCGCATCGGCCGCTTCATCCGCGCGCTGGAGGCCGAGCAGCGCGACCGTATCCTGGCCAGCTGGGCCGAGGTGAAGGCCAGCCTGACGCTGCGCCGCCCGGGCGGAAGCGTCACCCTGGAAGCCCGGGCCGACCGCGTGGACCGCATGCGGGACGGCTCGCTCCGCATCCTCGACTACAAGACCGGCACCGTGCCCTCGAAGCGCGAGGTGGAGGCCGGCACCGCGCCGCAATTGCCGCTGGAAGCCTGGCTGGCCGAGCAGGGCGCCTTCGCCGGCGTGCCGGCCGCCGCCGTCGGCGCCCTCGAATACTGGCGCCTGACCGGCGCCGACCAGGCGGGCGAGGTGAAGCCGCTCGACCTCGACCTGCCCGCCACCATCGCCGAGGCCGCCGCGGCGCTGCAGGCGCTGGCCGACCGCTTCCTGCTGGGCGATGCCGCCTTCACCGCCCACCCGCATCCACGCCGCCGCGCCGTGGGGGATTTCCAGCACCTGGCCCGCACCGCCGAATGGTCGGCCGAGGCGGAGGAGGGCGCGTGA
- a CDS encoding nucleotidyltransferase family protein: protein MIRHGMVLAAGLGQRMRPLTAETAKPLLPLMGRSLLDHALDRLALAGVEEVVVNAHWCAEKVAAALAAREGQRGETTPRLRLQLEPELLETGGGIRRALPRLGDAPFAVVNGDAYWLDGPTPALTLLARHFDPARMDALLLLIRTSRIEGEVGRGDFFLDGEGRLTRPGPRQIAPYLFGGVQIMAPALVAPEPEGRFSLNRCYDRAIEAGRLFGLVHDGAWFHLSTPGDLIRTERRLRDGMLSHWL, encoded by the coding sequence ATGATCCGCCACGGCATGGTGCTGGCCGCCGGCCTCGGCCAGCGGATGCGGCCGCTGACGGCGGAGACCGCCAAGCCCCTGCTGCCGCTGATGGGCCGCTCCCTCCTCGACCACGCGCTGGACCGCCTGGCGCTGGCCGGGGTGGAGGAGGTGGTGGTGAACGCGCATTGGTGCGCCGAGAAGGTGGCCGCCGCGCTCGCCGCGCGCGAGGGCCAAAGGGGGGAGACCACGCCCCGCCTGCGGCTGCAACTGGAGCCTGAATTGCTGGAGACCGGCGGCGGCATCCGCCGCGCCCTGCCGCGCCTGGGTGACGCGCCCTTCGCCGTGGTGAATGGCGATGCCTATTGGCTCGACGGCCCCACCCCCGCACTGACGCTGCTTGCCCGCCATTTCGACCCGGCGCGGATGGATGCGCTGCTGCTGCTGATCCGCACCTCGCGCATCGAGGGCGAGGTGGGGCGCGGCGATTTCTTCCTGGATGGCGAAGGCCGCCTCACCCGCCCTGGCCCGCGGCAGATCGCGCCCTATCTCTTCGGCGGCGTGCAGATCATGGCGCCCGCCCTGGTGGCGCCCGAGCCCGAGGGCCGCTTCAGCCTGAACCGCTGCTATGACCGCGCGATCGAGGCCGGCCGCCTGTTCGGCCTCGTGCATGACGGCGCCTGGTTCCACCTCTCCACCCCGGGCGACCTCATCCGCACCGAGCGGCGGCTGCGCGATGGAATGCTGAGCCACTGGCTGTGA
- a CDS encoding aminoglycoside phosphotransferase family protein, translated as MTLLDAHGYAAARQEVLQADASKHYTRLSGGPRPALLMRTPSAEYLDAFLRVARHLEALGVPAPGVIGVEPATNTALVQDLGEASMATVLDRGAEPAPLYFDAARSLVTLHASPPPEGLPAWDAPAMIRATQATFCDWWWPAIFGAPCPDETRHGLAAALAAMLAPFPGQGFVHRDYFPANLIPTPRGMAVIDFQDAARGHPAYDVVSLVEDARRDVDPALREAVVSAYLAQRPELEAEGFRAAMAVHAAQRHLRVAALWVRLDRRDGKPNYLRHGPRCWALLARALEHPAALPLARFLDAHVPPARRGNPA; from the coding sequence GTGACCCTGCTCGACGCCCATGGCTATGCCGCCGCCCGGCAGGAGGTGCTGCAGGCCGATGCCAGCAAGCACTACACCCGCCTCTCCGGCGGCCCGCGCCCGGCGCTGCTGATGCGGACGCCCTCGGCCGAATATCTCGATGCCTTTCTCCGCGTGGCGCGCCACCTGGAGGCGCTGGGCGTGCCGGCCCCCGGCGTGATCGGCGTGGAACCCGCGACCAACACCGCCCTCGTGCAGGACCTGGGCGAGGCCAGCATGGCCACCGTGCTGGACCGCGGCGCCGAGCCCGCGCCGCTCTATTTCGACGCGGCGCGCAGCCTTGTCACGCTGCATGCCAGCCCGCCGCCGGAGGGGCTTCCCGCCTGGGACGCGCCCGCCATGATCCGCGCCACCCAGGCCACCTTCTGCGACTGGTGGTGGCCCGCCATCTTCGGCGCCCCCTGCCCGGATGAGACGCGCCACGGCCTCGCCGCGGCGCTCGCCGCCATGCTGGCGCCCTTCCCCGGCCAGGGCTTCGTCCATCGCGACTATTTCCCGGCCAACCTCATCCCCACGCCGCGCGGCATGGCGGTGATCGACTTCCAGGACGCGGCCCGGGGCCACCCCGCCTATGACGTCGTCTCCCTCGTCGAGGATGCGCGGCGGGACGTGGACCCCGCCCTGCGCGAGGCGGTCGTCAGCGCCTATCTCGCCCAGCGGCCGGAACTGGAGGCCGAGGGCTTCCGCGCCGCCATGGCGGTGCATGCGGCGCAGCGGCACCTGCGCGTCGCCGCCCTCTGGGTCCGGCTCGACCGGCGGGACGGCAAGCCGAACTACCTCCGGCACGGGCCGCGCTGCTGGGCGCTGCTGGCGCGCGCGCTGGAGCATCCGGCGGCCCTGCCGCTCGCCCGCTTCCTCGATGCGCATGTGCCGCCCGCGCGCCGCGGCAACCCCGCATGA
- the tsaE gene encoding tRNA (adenosine(37)-N6)-threonylcarbamoyltransferase complex ATPase subunit type 1 TsaE, giving the protein MEITLDNLAATEALAARLAALARPGDALLLEGPLGAGKSALARAFLRAAAADPALEVPSPTFTLVQSYDLPGGTAAHHFDLYRLTGPDGLLELGWDEARAGIVLVEWPERLGPLAPPGALRVALAPGPAEESRHARLSGWEDRL; this is encoded by the coding sequence ATGGAGATCACACTCGACAATCTCGCCGCGACCGAGGCGCTGGCCGCGCGGCTCGCGGCCCTCGCCCGCCCCGGCGACGCGCTGCTGCTGGAGGGCCCGCTGGGCGCCGGCAAATCCGCCCTCGCCCGCGCCTTCCTCCGCGCCGCCGCCGCCGACCCCGCGCTGGAGGTGCCCAGCCCCACCTTCACCCTGGTGCAGAGCTACGACCTGCCGGGCGGCACCGCCGCGCATCACTTCGACCTCTACCGCCTGACCGGGCCGGACGGCCTGCTGGAACTGGGCTGGGATGAGGCGCGAGCGGGCATCGTCCTGGTGGAATGGCCCGAGCGCCTCGGCCCCCTCGCGCCGCCGGGCGCCCTGCGGGTCGCGCTGGCGCCCGGCCCGGCGGAGGAATCGCGCCACGCCCGGCTCTCCGGATGGGAGGACCGCCTGTGA
- a CDS encoding NAD(P)/FAD-dependent oxidoreductase, producing MSEMIETDVAIIGAGPCGLFAVFECGMLKMRCVVVDTLEEIGGQCAALYPEKPIFDIPAHPQIAGAALIERLAEQAAPFSPRFLLNQRVEALAQAEGGFTLTTSLGNQVRAKAVIIAAGAGAFGPNRPPLEGLPGYEASGAVRYMVTKREEFRGKRVVIAGGGDSAVDWALSLKDVAEKVIVVHRRPKFRAAPETAAQLEAAAARGEVEMAIPYQLHALEGDGAKLEAVVLATLKGEEMRVPADHLLAFFGLSMELGPIADWGLGLERSHIAVTPATCETNIPGIHAIGDMATYPGKLKLILQGFSEAAMAAHAIHPRVFPGEALHFEYSTSKGVPAA from the coding sequence ATGAGCGAGATGATCGAAACTGACGTGGCCATCATCGGCGCGGGGCCCTGCGGCCTCTTCGCCGTCTTCGAATGCGGCATGCTGAAGATGCGCTGCGTGGTGGTGGACACGCTGGAGGAGATCGGCGGCCAATGCGCCGCGCTTTATCCCGAGAAACCGATCTTCGACATTCCCGCGCATCCGCAGATCGCGGGTGCGGCACTGATCGAGCGCCTGGCCGAGCAGGCGGCGCCCTTCAGCCCGCGCTTCCTGCTGAACCAGCGCGTGGAAGCCCTGGCGCAGGCGGAGGGCGGCTTCACGCTGACCACCAGCCTCGGCAACCAGGTGCGGGCCAAGGCGGTGATCATCGCCGCCGGCGCCGGCGCCTTCGGCCCCAACCGCCCGCCGCTGGAGGGCCTGCCCGGCTACGAGGCCAGCGGCGCCGTGCGCTACATGGTCACGAAGCGCGAGGAGTTCCGCGGCAAGCGCGTGGTGATCGCGGGCGGCGGCGACAGCGCGGTGGACTGGGCGCTGAGCCTGAAGGACGTGGCCGAGAAGGTCATCGTCGTGCATCGCCGCCCCAAGTTCCGCGCGGCCCCCGAGACCGCCGCCCAGCTCGAGGCCGCCGCCGCGCGGGGCGAGGTGGAGATGGCCATCCCCTATCAGCTGCACGCGCTGGAGGGTGACGGCGCCAAGCTGGAAGCCGTCGTTCTGGCGACGCTGAAGGGCGAGGAGATGCGCGTCCCGGCCGACCACCTGCTCGCCTTCTTCGGCCTCTCCATGGAGCTCGGCCCCATCGCCGATTGGGGGCTGGGGCTGGAGCGCAGCCATATCGCGGTGACGCCCGCGACCTGCGAGACGAACATCCCCGGCATCCATGCCATCGGCGACATGGCGACCTATCCGGGCAAGCTGAAGCTCATCCTGCAGGGTTTCTCCGAGGCGGCGATGGCGGCGCATGCCATCCACCCGCGCGTCTTCCCCGGCGAGGCGCTGCATTTCGAGTATTCCACCAGCAAGGGCGTTCCGGCGGCATGA
- a CDS encoding DUF938 domain-containing protein has product MSAPGDRPAHPDADRFSAEDARRFAPAAARNREPLLEVLRGILPAQGLVLEVASGTGEHAVHIATALPGLTWQPSDPSEEARRSIDAWAAGHPNIRPALALDASAWPWPIAAADALLCVNMIHIAPWAAGLGLLRGAAALLPPGAPLVLYGPYLRDGVATAPSNLDFDASLKARNPEWGLRRLEDVAAAAKGFALERVLEMPANNLTVVFRRIG; this is encoded by the coding sequence ATGAGCGCCCCGGGCGATCGGCCGGCGCATCCGGACGCCGACCGGTTCAGCGCCGAGGATGCGCGCCGCTTCGCCCCGGCGGCCGCCCGCAACCGCGAACCCCTGCTGGAGGTGCTGCGCGGCATCCTCCCCGCCCAGGGCCTGGTGCTGGAGGTGGCCTCCGGCACGGGCGAGCACGCGGTGCACATCGCCACCGCCCTGCCCGGCCTGACCTGGCAGCCGAGCGACCCCTCCGAGGAGGCGCGGCGCAGCATCGATGCCTGGGCGGCGGGGCATCCGAACATCCGCCCGGCGCTCGCGCTCGATGCCAGCGCCTGGCCCTGGCCCATCGCGGCGGCCGATGCGCTGCTCTGCGTGAACATGATCCATATCGCGCCCTGGGCGGCGGGACTCGGGCTGCTGCGCGGGGCGGCGGCCCTGCTGCCGCCGGGCGCGCCGCTGGTGCTCTATGGGCCCTATCTGCGGGACGGCGTGGCGACGGCGCCGAGCAACCTCGACTTCGACGCCAGCCTCAAGGCGCGCAACCCGGAATGGGGCCTGCGGCGGCTGGAGGATGTGGCGGCGGCGGCCAAGGGCTTCGCGCTGGAGCGGGTGCTGGAGATGCCGGCCAATAACCTGACCGTGGTGTTCCGCCGGATCGGGTGA